A single Salmo trutta chromosome 14, fSalTru1.1, whole genome shotgun sequence DNA region contains:
- the tacc1 gene encoding transforming acidic coiled-coil-containing protein 1 isoform X1, whose amino-acid sequence MSWLSPVSWAKWTWTAVRGAGEGEDEEEEEEEGQGVKEEDGRLSLGGKREEEEEDGSQGCSSDSEGHFATPEAQSPVHAPLSVPGELENLATDRADTLEEEDEQLMVSGLAGDPAHSLFKQNMGQAEPPLAPEEEAPVDPREEAPMDPKKGPQMLPNTDTAEVQSSTADPPAHANGEALTSPALNLGLPDERPNATSLDLGLTEEKPLATSLDLDQPEEERPLSSSTEPVCNGHPIEIISEPQAKLTKIPKTKPPSLKIKGALSEASTQGDGDTDIITIPKASYNFDPDQFDDSFNPFATGGSKIQNSPPAFAADALPTLETLPVSSSFPKLEPLPVRSSSPPLCGTSSSPKMEVEEVKELSSEASEEPKPVKMEFGLDEAGEVKKIQPRRLGKKPGSKLAAKKPKAKATMTAPAPTSTPEPVVAEPVAEPVSETASELLSLPGASLSLDDVPIPKSTYKFDPNQWDDPNFNPFGGGGCKMSSSPVLPKGSYSFDPQNFDDSAEPFKPSKALGSENLTSQDTPARPAEEAVKPKLDPPLEEEKKTRQPPKKSKDRIIKNSCKVKKYENQSLVLDVCNQEEDVVVSQVQGMPRRVRHATDEEKLACSGIMGQKAKEEAEVEVEEDSACAKGPANPSNVKSQALLDGPQARITHCMDEKDICTSSEELSITPGPKLIGCEGNDDKGSPSSLETISQSEMDKAAVLTLIREEIITKEIEANEWKRKYEESRMEVLEMRKIVAEYEKTVAQMIEDEQHKRSVLGSQKSVQQVILERDQALADLNSVERSLSDLFRRYENMKTVLEGFKKNEEVLKKCAQEYLVRVRQEEQRYHTLKIHAEEKLDKANEDIAQVRSRADSESVALHASLRKEQMKVDSLERALHQKNQEIEELTKICDELIAKLGTLD is encoded by the exons ATGTCTTGGCTGTCGCCCGTGTCTTGGGCCAAGTGGACGTGGACGGCAGTCCGGggagcaggggagggagaggacgaggaggaggaggaggaggagggccaggGGGTGAAGGAGGAGGATGGACGGCTGTCCCTTGGAGGGAagcgagaggaagaggaggaagatggatcTCAAGGGTGCAG ttCGGACTCAGAGGGCCACTTTGCGACCCCAGAGGCTCAGAGTCCTGTCCACGCTCCACTCAGTGTCCCAGGAGAGCTGGAGAACCTCGCCACTGACAGAGCAG ACaccctggaggaggaggatgaacaGCTGATGGTGTCTGGCCTAGCCGGGGATCCAGCTCATAGCCTCTTTAAGCAGAACATGGGCCAGGCTGAGCCCCCCTTGGCTCCTGAGGAGGAGGCCCCCGTGGACCCTAGGGAGGAGGCCCCCATGGACCCTAAGAAGGGGCCCCAAATGCTTCCCAACACAGATACTGCCGAGGTTCAGTCCTCCACTGCAGACCCACCAGCACATGCCAATGGAGAAGCACTGACCAGTCCTGCTCTGAACTTAGGTCTACCTGATGAGAGGCCAAATGCTACCTCTCTGGACTTAGGCCTAACTGAGGAGAAGCCACTGGCTACTTCTCTGGACTTAGATCAACCTGAGGAAGAGAGGCCACTGTCCAGCAGCACAGAGCCAGTTTGTAATGGACACCCCATTGAGATCATCTCTGAACCGCAGGCCAAACTCACTAAAATCCCTAAAACCAAGCCCCCTTCCCTGAAGATAAAGGGAGCCCTGAGCGAGGCTAGCACACAGGGGGACGGGGACACTGACATCATCACAATCCCTAAGGCTAGCTACAACTTCGACCCGGACCAGTTTGACGACAGCTTTAACCCGTTCGCCACTGGAGGCTCCAAGATACAGAACTCCCCCCCAGCTTTTGCAGCCGATGCCCTGCCCACACTTGAGACGTTACCTGTAAGTAGCTCCTTTCCCAAACTGGAGCCTTTGCCTGTACGTAGCTCTTCTCCGCCGCTTTGTGGGACTAGTTCCTCACCTAAAATGGAGGTTGAGGAGGTCAAAGAGTTATCGTCGGAGGCATCAGAGGAGCCCAAGCCTGTGAAGATGGAGTTTGGGTTAGACGAGGCAGGCGAGGTAAAGAAAATACAGCCAAGGAGGCTGGGTAAAAAGCCTGGCAGCAAGCTCGCCGCCAAGAAACCAAAGGCCAAAGCAACAATGACTGCACCTGCCCCGACGTCGACACCCGAACCAGTCGTAGCTGAACCGGTAGCAGAGCCAGTTTCAGAAACCGCTTCTGAGCTGCTTTCCTTGCCAGGTGCCTCCTTAAGTTTGGATGACGTTCCAATTCCCAAGTCCACTTATAAGTTTGACCCCAACCAGTGGGATGACCCTAATTTTAACCCCTTTGGGGGTGGTGGTTGCAAAATGAGCAGTTCCCCAGTTCTACCCAAAGGATCCTACAGCTTTGATCCTCAGAACTTTGACGACTCAGCGGAACCCTTTAAGCCATCTAAAGCCCTGGGCAGTGAAAACCTAACTTCCCAGGATACCCCTGCGAGGCCAGCAGAGGAAGCAGTGAAACCAAAGCTGGATCCCCctctggaggaggagaagaaaacgCGCCAGCCTCCAAAGAAAAGCAAGGACAGGATCATCAA GAATTCTTGTAAGGTGAAGAAGTATGAAAACCAGTCCCTGGTCCTGGATGTCTgcaatcag GAAGAGGATGTGGTGGTGTCCCAGGTCCAAGGAATGCCCCGCCGTGTTCGTCATGCCACCGATGAGGAAAAGCTGGCTTGCAGTGGCATCATGGGCCAGAAAGCCAAGGAGGAggcagaggtggaggtggaggaagactCAGCGTGTGCCAAAGGCCCAGCCAACCCATCCAATGTCAAAAGCCAGGCGCTGCTGGATG gtCCACAGGCGAGGATAACACACTGTATGGATGAGAAAGACATCTGCACTTCG AGTGAAGAGCTGTCAATCACCCCAGGGCCAAAGTTGATTGGCTGTGAGGGAAACGATGATAAAGGCAGTCCTTCCTCCCTGGAGACCATATCGCAAAGTGAGATGGACAAAGCAGCAGTGCTCACCTTGAtcagagaggag ATAATCACTAAAGAGATAGAAGCCAATGAATGGAAGAGAAAGTATGAAGAAAGCCGCATGGAGGTGTTAGAGATGAG GAAAATAGTGGCAGAGTACGAGAAAACCGTTGCACAGATGATTG AGGACGAGCAGCACAAGAGGAGTGTCCTGGGCTCCCAGAAGAGCGTCCAGCAGGTGATCCTGGAGCGGGACCAGGCCCTGGCTGACCTCAACTCCGTGGAGCGCTCACTCTCTGACCTCTTCAGACGCTACGAGAACATGAAGACCGTCCTGGAAGGCTTTAAGAAG aatgAAGAGGTGCTGAAGAAGTGTGCCCAGGAGTACCTGGTCCGCGTCAGACAGGAAGAACAGAGATACCACACACTCAAGATCCACGCAGAGGAAAAACTAGACAA AGCAAATGAAGATATCGCCCAAGTGCGCTCCAGGGCCGACTCAGAGAGTGTGGCTCTTCATGCCAGCCTGAGGAAGGAGCAGATGAAGGTGGACTCTTTGGAGAGAGCCCTCCATCAGAAG AACCAAGAAATTGAGGAGCTCACGAAAATCTGTGACGAACTAATAGCAAAGCTCGGAACATTAGACTGA
- the tacc1 gene encoding transforming acidic coiled-coil-containing protein 1 isoform X2, which produces MGGSQSQQKKTGGAANSIKRKTSSISDSEGHFATPEAQSPVHAPLSVPGELENLATDRADTLEEEDEQLMVSGLAGDPAHSLFKQNMGQAEPPLAPEEEAPVDPREEAPMDPKKGPQMLPNTDTAEVQSSTADPPAHANGEALTSPALNLGLPDERPNATSLDLGLTEEKPLATSLDLDQPEEERPLSSSTEPVCNGHPIEIISEPQAKLTKIPKTKPPSLKIKGALSEASTQGDGDTDIITIPKASYNFDPDQFDDSFNPFATGGSKIQNSPPAFAADALPTLETLPVSSSFPKLEPLPVRSSSPPLCGTSSSPKMEVEEVKELSSEASEEPKPVKMEFGLDEAGEVKKIQPRRLGKKPGSKLAAKKPKAKATMTAPAPTSTPEPVVAEPVAEPVSETASELLSLPGASLSLDDVPIPKSTYKFDPNQWDDPNFNPFGGGGCKMSSSPVLPKGSYSFDPQNFDDSAEPFKPSKALGSENLTSQDTPARPAEEAVKPKLDPPLEEEKKTRQPPKKSKDRIIKNSCKVKKYENQSLVLDVCNQEEDVVVSQVQGMPRRVRHATDEEKLACSGIMGQKAKEEAEVEVEEDSACAKGPANPSNVKSQALLDGPQARITHCMDEKDICTSSEELSITPGPKLIGCEGNDDKGSPSSLETISQSEMDKAAVLTLIREEIITKEIEANEWKRKYEESRMEVLEMRKIVAEYEKTVAQMIEDEQHKRSVLGSQKSVQQVILERDQALADLNSVERSLSDLFRRYENMKTVLEGFKKNEEVLKKCAQEYLVRVRQEEQRYHTLKIHAEEKLDKANEDIAQVRSRADSESVALHASLRKEQMKVDSLERALHQKNQEIEELTKICDELIAKLGTLD; this is translated from the exons ttCGGACTCAGAGGGCCACTTTGCGACCCCAGAGGCTCAGAGTCCTGTCCACGCTCCACTCAGTGTCCCAGGAGAGCTGGAGAACCTCGCCACTGACAGAGCAG ACaccctggaggaggaggatgaacaGCTGATGGTGTCTGGCCTAGCCGGGGATCCAGCTCATAGCCTCTTTAAGCAGAACATGGGCCAGGCTGAGCCCCCCTTGGCTCCTGAGGAGGAGGCCCCCGTGGACCCTAGGGAGGAGGCCCCCATGGACCCTAAGAAGGGGCCCCAAATGCTTCCCAACACAGATACTGCCGAGGTTCAGTCCTCCACTGCAGACCCACCAGCACATGCCAATGGAGAAGCACTGACCAGTCCTGCTCTGAACTTAGGTCTACCTGATGAGAGGCCAAATGCTACCTCTCTGGACTTAGGCCTAACTGAGGAGAAGCCACTGGCTACTTCTCTGGACTTAGATCAACCTGAGGAAGAGAGGCCACTGTCCAGCAGCACAGAGCCAGTTTGTAATGGACACCCCATTGAGATCATCTCTGAACCGCAGGCCAAACTCACTAAAATCCCTAAAACCAAGCCCCCTTCCCTGAAGATAAAGGGAGCCCTGAGCGAGGCTAGCACACAGGGGGACGGGGACACTGACATCATCACAATCCCTAAGGCTAGCTACAACTTCGACCCGGACCAGTTTGACGACAGCTTTAACCCGTTCGCCACTGGAGGCTCCAAGATACAGAACTCCCCCCCAGCTTTTGCAGCCGATGCCCTGCCCACACTTGAGACGTTACCTGTAAGTAGCTCCTTTCCCAAACTGGAGCCTTTGCCTGTACGTAGCTCTTCTCCGCCGCTTTGTGGGACTAGTTCCTCACCTAAAATGGAGGTTGAGGAGGTCAAAGAGTTATCGTCGGAGGCATCAGAGGAGCCCAAGCCTGTGAAGATGGAGTTTGGGTTAGACGAGGCAGGCGAGGTAAAGAAAATACAGCCAAGGAGGCTGGGTAAAAAGCCTGGCAGCAAGCTCGCCGCCAAGAAACCAAAGGCCAAAGCAACAATGACTGCACCTGCCCCGACGTCGACACCCGAACCAGTCGTAGCTGAACCGGTAGCAGAGCCAGTTTCAGAAACCGCTTCTGAGCTGCTTTCCTTGCCAGGTGCCTCCTTAAGTTTGGATGACGTTCCAATTCCCAAGTCCACTTATAAGTTTGACCCCAACCAGTGGGATGACCCTAATTTTAACCCCTTTGGGGGTGGTGGTTGCAAAATGAGCAGTTCCCCAGTTCTACCCAAAGGATCCTACAGCTTTGATCCTCAGAACTTTGACGACTCAGCGGAACCCTTTAAGCCATCTAAAGCCCTGGGCAGTGAAAACCTAACTTCCCAGGATACCCCTGCGAGGCCAGCAGAGGAAGCAGTGAAACCAAAGCTGGATCCCCctctggaggaggagaagaaaacgCGCCAGCCTCCAAAGAAAAGCAAGGACAGGATCATCAA GAATTCTTGTAAGGTGAAGAAGTATGAAAACCAGTCCCTGGTCCTGGATGTCTgcaatcag GAAGAGGATGTGGTGGTGTCCCAGGTCCAAGGAATGCCCCGCCGTGTTCGTCATGCCACCGATGAGGAAAAGCTGGCTTGCAGTGGCATCATGGGCCAGAAAGCCAAGGAGGAggcagaggtggaggtggaggaagactCAGCGTGTGCCAAAGGCCCAGCCAACCCATCCAATGTCAAAAGCCAGGCGCTGCTGGATG gtCCACAGGCGAGGATAACACACTGTATGGATGAGAAAGACATCTGCACTTCG AGTGAAGAGCTGTCAATCACCCCAGGGCCAAAGTTGATTGGCTGTGAGGGAAACGATGATAAAGGCAGTCCTTCCTCCCTGGAGACCATATCGCAAAGTGAGATGGACAAAGCAGCAGTGCTCACCTTGAtcagagaggag ATAATCACTAAAGAGATAGAAGCCAATGAATGGAAGAGAAAGTATGAAGAAAGCCGCATGGAGGTGTTAGAGATGAG GAAAATAGTGGCAGAGTACGAGAAAACCGTTGCACAGATGATTG AGGACGAGCAGCACAAGAGGAGTGTCCTGGGCTCCCAGAAGAGCGTCCAGCAGGTGATCCTGGAGCGGGACCAGGCCCTGGCTGACCTCAACTCCGTGGAGCGCTCACTCTCTGACCTCTTCAGACGCTACGAGAACATGAAGACCGTCCTGGAAGGCTTTAAGAAG aatgAAGAGGTGCTGAAGAAGTGTGCCCAGGAGTACCTGGTCCGCGTCAGACAGGAAGAACAGAGATACCACACACTCAAGATCCACGCAGAGGAAAAACTAGACAA AGCAAATGAAGATATCGCCCAAGTGCGCTCCAGGGCCGACTCAGAGAGTGTGGCTCTTCATGCCAGCCTGAGGAAGGAGCAGATGAAGGTGGACTCTTTGGAGAGAGCCCTCCATCAGAAG AACCAAGAAATTGAGGAGCTCACGAAAATCTGTGACGAACTAATAGCAAAGCTCGGAACATTAGACTGA
- the tacc1 gene encoding transforming acidic coiled-coil-containing protein 1 isoform X3 — MVSGLAGDPAHSLFKQNMGQAEPPLAPEEEAPVDPREEAPMDPKKGPQMLPNTDTAEVQSSTADPPAHANGEALTSPALNLGLPDERPNATSLDLGLTEEKPLATSLDLDQPEEERPLSSSTEPVCNGHPIEIISEPQAKLTKIPKTKPPSLKIKGALSEASTQGDGDTDIITIPKASYNFDPDQFDDSFNPFATGGSKIQNSPPAFAADALPTLETLPVSSSFPKLEPLPVRSSSPPLCGTSSSPKMEVEEVKELSSEASEEPKPVKMEFGLDEAGEVKKIQPRRLGKKPGSKLAAKKPKAKATMTAPAPTSTPEPVVAEPVAEPVSETASELLSLPGASLSLDDVPIPKSTYKFDPNQWDDPNFNPFGGGGCKMSSSPVLPKGSYSFDPQNFDDSAEPFKPSKALGSENLTSQDTPARPAEEAVKPKLDPPLEEEKKTRQPPKKSKDRIIKNSCKVKKYENQSLVLDVCNQEEDVVVSQVQGMPRRVRHATDEEKLACSGIMGQKAKEEAEVEVEEDSACAKGPANPSNVKSQALLDGPQARITHCMDEKDICTSSEELSITPGPKLIGCEGNDDKGSPSSLETISQSEMDKAAVLTLIREEIITKEIEANEWKRKYEESRMEVLEMRKIVAEYEKTVAQMIEDEQHKRSVLGSQKSVQQVILERDQALADLNSVERSLSDLFRRYENMKTVLEGFKKNEEVLKKCAQEYLVRVRQEEQRYHTLKIHAEEKLDKANEDIAQVRSRADSESVALHASLRKEQMKVDSLERALHQKNQEIEELTKICDELIAKLGTLD; from the exons ATGGTGTCTGGCCTAGCCGGGGATCCAGCTCATAGCCTCTTTAAGCAGAACATGGGCCAGGCTGAGCCCCCCTTGGCTCCTGAGGAGGAGGCCCCCGTGGACCCTAGGGAGGAGGCCCCCATGGACCCTAAGAAGGGGCCCCAAATGCTTCCCAACACAGATACTGCCGAGGTTCAGTCCTCCACTGCAGACCCACCAGCACATGCCAATGGAGAAGCACTGACCAGTCCTGCTCTGAACTTAGGTCTACCTGATGAGAGGCCAAATGCTACCTCTCTGGACTTAGGCCTAACTGAGGAGAAGCCACTGGCTACTTCTCTGGACTTAGATCAACCTGAGGAAGAGAGGCCACTGTCCAGCAGCACAGAGCCAGTTTGTAATGGACACCCCATTGAGATCATCTCTGAACCGCAGGCCAAACTCACTAAAATCCCTAAAACCAAGCCCCCTTCCCTGAAGATAAAGGGAGCCCTGAGCGAGGCTAGCACACAGGGGGACGGGGACACTGACATCATCACAATCCCTAAGGCTAGCTACAACTTCGACCCGGACCAGTTTGACGACAGCTTTAACCCGTTCGCCACTGGAGGCTCCAAGATACAGAACTCCCCCCCAGCTTTTGCAGCCGATGCCCTGCCCACACTTGAGACGTTACCTGTAAGTAGCTCCTTTCCCAAACTGGAGCCTTTGCCTGTACGTAGCTCTTCTCCGCCGCTTTGTGGGACTAGTTCCTCACCTAAAATGGAGGTTGAGGAGGTCAAAGAGTTATCGTCGGAGGCATCAGAGGAGCCCAAGCCTGTGAAGATGGAGTTTGGGTTAGACGAGGCAGGCGAGGTAAAGAAAATACAGCCAAGGAGGCTGGGTAAAAAGCCTGGCAGCAAGCTCGCCGCCAAGAAACCAAAGGCCAAAGCAACAATGACTGCACCTGCCCCGACGTCGACACCCGAACCAGTCGTAGCTGAACCGGTAGCAGAGCCAGTTTCAGAAACCGCTTCTGAGCTGCTTTCCTTGCCAGGTGCCTCCTTAAGTTTGGATGACGTTCCAATTCCCAAGTCCACTTATAAGTTTGACCCCAACCAGTGGGATGACCCTAATTTTAACCCCTTTGGGGGTGGTGGTTGCAAAATGAGCAGTTCCCCAGTTCTACCCAAAGGATCCTACAGCTTTGATCCTCAGAACTTTGACGACTCAGCGGAACCCTTTAAGCCATCTAAAGCCCTGGGCAGTGAAAACCTAACTTCCCAGGATACCCCTGCGAGGCCAGCAGAGGAAGCAGTGAAACCAAAGCTGGATCCCCctctggaggaggagaagaaaacgCGCCAGCCTCCAAAGAAAAGCAAGGACAGGATCATCAA GAATTCTTGTAAGGTGAAGAAGTATGAAAACCAGTCCCTGGTCCTGGATGTCTgcaatcag GAAGAGGATGTGGTGGTGTCCCAGGTCCAAGGAATGCCCCGCCGTGTTCGTCATGCCACCGATGAGGAAAAGCTGGCTTGCAGTGGCATCATGGGCCAGAAAGCCAAGGAGGAggcagaggtggaggtggaggaagactCAGCGTGTGCCAAAGGCCCAGCCAACCCATCCAATGTCAAAAGCCAGGCGCTGCTGGATG gtCCACAGGCGAGGATAACACACTGTATGGATGAGAAAGACATCTGCACTTCG AGTGAAGAGCTGTCAATCACCCCAGGGCCAAAGTTGATTGGCTGTGAGGGAAACGATGATAAAGGCAGTCCTTCCTCCCTGGAGACCATATCGCAAAGTGAGATGGACAAAGCAGCAGTGCTCACCTTGAtcagagaggag ATAATCACTAAAGAGATAGAAGCCAATGAATGGAAGAGAAAGTATGAAGAAAGCCGCATGGAGGTGTTAGAGATGAG GAAAATAGTGGCAGAGTACGAGAAAACCGTTGCACAGATGATTG AGGACGAGCAGCACAAGAGGAGTGTCCTGGGCTCCCAGAAGAGCGTCCAGCAGGTGATCCTGGAGCGGGACCAGGCCCTGGCTGACCTCAACTCCGTGGAGCGCTCACTCTCTGACCTCTTCAGACGCTACGAGAACATGAAGACCGTCCTGGAAGGCTTTAAGAAG aatgAAGAGGTGCTGAAGAAGTGTGCCCAGGAGTACCTGGTCCGCGTCAGACAGGAAGAACAGAGATACCACACACTCAAGATCCACGCAGAGGAAAAACTAGACAA AGCAAATGAAGATATCGCCCAAGTGCGCTCCAGGGCCGACTCAGAGAGTGTGGCTCTTCATGCCAGCCTGAGGAAGGAGCAGATGAAGGTGGACTCTTTGGAGAGAGCCCTCCATCAGAAG AACCAAGAAATTGAGGAGCTCACGAAAATCTGTGACGAACTAATAGCAAAGCTCGGAACATTAGACTGA